The DNA region TGGTCGAGTTCCTGTTAAAGGATGGTACATTAACAGATGAGATCAAATGCCAAAAGtagacattaataaaatatcctGCTGGAAAATAAATACCATAATACAgactgtaaaaaaaacaaatcataacaaATAAGAGATGCCATACGCTTGCCTGCTGAATCAGATCTCTACTCCAAAGCTTTGATGGATCGAGTGTCAAGGAGATGCTGACTTCGCTAGTAGCCACAACATCTACTGATATTCCTAAATCTTCAAAGATCGAAAACACCTAaatggataaaatttaatagggTTAAGAAAATTGAAACATCTGGGATAAATGGGGGCGAGAGGGTTAGAAACAGATTTTAGCCGCGAACCTTAGCAAGAAAACCAAACTGGCCAAGCATGCGGGTGCTAACAATATCCAACATGGTAACATTCCGTTTCAAAACAATGCTAGTTAGTACTGCCTGTAattaggacaaagaaaagaataattttattttaagttcttCACATTGCAATCATTAAGCATCATCTAATACAAACCTTACTCATATCTCGTGTCCTGGTGATGAGAGTCCCAGGAGCATTCGAATTGTAAGAATTTTTAACCCTAACTGGAATATCACCCTCCCTAGCAGGTCTCATGGATTGTGGATGCAAGACCTGCAGAAAGGTACAAATAAACAGGTTAGAGAAGACATGGTTACTTTGGCCGTTTGCTCATGTTAGCATTTGGAGCTTCATAAATAGACTAGTTATTACTTGTTATTAAACTCCAGCTTGACAAAGCATGCAAATttagggagggggggggggttgtaTGGTTAGGAAGCTTGTCGACAATAAccaaattgaggtcatttaaaaaaatatattaaaaaaaaaaaaaaggaaagggaaaggaaGTGTAAAGATTCATTACTCGCGTATGGTTTGTACAagacatttcaattttaatcataaaattgtAAGTTTCAGACTCATGCTCGACTATGTTACAAGCCATAAAATTATGATACCTGAGCACCAAAATATGCTAGTTCCGCTGCCTCATCAAATGTCAAGTATGGCACAGGTTCAGCATGTGGATATATATTAGGATCACATGTCAAAACACCATCAACATCCTTCCACACCTAcagtagattttaaaaaaaattattagtctgatttcaattaaaaaatggaatTTCTACAGAAATGCACTCGATAAACTTTTATGAACTTCAGCACAGTTCTATATTTTCCAGAAAAAGCATTTTCTTGCATGCTTACATTTCATTAATAAATGCACTCATGGATGAAGAAAGAGAGTTGCAAAAAATCAGAAGAAAGAAGAACATTGCCAAGCAAGTACACACAGTTGAAACACAACTATCTTGTCACAATATCTGTATGGATTAGGGAGAAACAGTGAATATTGGGGTTTCCTATCCTTCTTCTTGTATCTGAGTTTGATGCTTGCAAAAAACCATCTTTGTTGTCCATTTGGGTTTTGCTGGAGGTAGTGATACTTTGACAATTTGACTGGTAGTGGTGTGGCAGTGAAGTTGGTGGAGTCTCAggttgtggtggtggaggtggtgagATATCTTCCTTCTTTTACTGGATATGATGCTTTAGGTAACGGTCATGGTGGTTTGAGTGATCGTGTTTGTGGTTTGGGAGTGGTGTTGTTGGTTATATTGGTAGTTTTATGGTTTTCAAGGGCTAGATTATGGGGACATAGTTGGTGGTATTGACTACCTGCAAAGGTTTGTGTAGGTTTATTGGGGTTTGTGTTTGCTGGTAGATTAGGCTGTAGTATTGAGGCTCTAGTGATCTTGGTGACGAATATGATGGCAGTGTTGTTGGTTTGAGCAGATGATTATATTGGAGTTTTAGGAAAGCTAGAGCTAGTGGAGATAAGGCTGACAAGTGATGAAAAACAGGGGTAATGATGGTGGAAGGAGTTTTTTGCgaggaaaaatataaattatcttGCTTCTTGCTACTATTTCATGTGGCAGCCACCAGAGTCTATTCTTGGGTCTTAGAACAGTGTTGTAATGGTGCTCAGGTTTTGCAACGGATCTTGTGTATGTAACAGTCATCTTGCTTGCTTCAgctttatatattatttcaacttTGACTTCGAAAACAAACAATGACTTAAAATTGACTCGGTTTGTGGTACTTGGGAGGGGAAATTATGGCAAAATTCCTTGGAGCTGTGCTATCTATTGCAAACTTCCAGTGTCTGCAGTTACCTGAATCTCTCGCAAACCTAATGCTTTTCCAATTGTTGTGGCTGTCAAATCACTGCCACCACGGCCTAATGTAGTAATAGCACAAGATCGCCAGCCCTGCAATTAGAAATAtcaataaagggaaaaaaaaaaaaaaaaaaaacatatattagtGAAGCTTTCCATAAACTCTCTCCTACAAGGAGTTCATTAATTTCACAAACAAGGAGTCCCGAGCAATTAGTTGGTGGAAAGACCTTTCCAAGGAAGCCGGTAACAATGGGAATTGCAGGATCTCTAATCCAATCTCCATGCAAACTCTGTGCCACAGCTGGATAAGTTGCTTCTAGAATGTCTGCATTCGTGAAGTCATCTGTGGTGATAAAACCAATTTTGAAAGCATCATACTGCAAAAAAGGAGGGAAACACAACACATTATAATGCTGTTATCAGGGATAAGGTATAGTGTTCATTTCACAGTAAAAATCCCAAAATAGTAACACAATGGGTGGTGCACTTTATTGCTATTAAGAAAATGACTGCAGTACTGCAATGAACTTTTATCTTCACTTTCTCCATCTAATAGACATCAAATCTTCATTAGAAAGATACTATGGATCTAATCTCATCTTTGATCCGACTGCCGTTCGTGTATTAACAATCTGGATATTTTACATGAAGTAAAATTACCATTCTGAATTGTTCAGAAGAGATGTTGAGCAGCTTTGAGCAATAGCTTCATTCCTCATTGGAGGTCTTTTTCTTGATTACTACCAAGTACAGttgttccattaaaaaaaaaaactataaaaggtTTAGAAACTGTATTAAAACTTAATAACTGAAGTTGAAAGACATGACATTGTAAACCCttgaaacttttaattgctCACACAATtgatcaacattttttttcctttgtgtcACAATATGACACAACCGTGATTGGTAATTTATTGTATTGGATTGAGAATTCACAATAAACACATGATTGTTAAAGCCTATCCTATCATTTAGTCAAACGTGATTAACTgagaaaatcttaaatttaaaaaattagctgGTCATGCAGCCCCTTTATTTATGATAGATAATGCCATCCGTTTGATccataaaacatataaaatttctaACAAGCTGTCTGTCTGTATCCCTCCTCTCCCTGTGTTCTCTATCCAAAATCTAATAAGATCATGTTTGTAATTGATAGAAAGTGGAATTAAATATAATCAGATCCCGAACAAATTGTTCTGCTGCTGTTCAGTGTGGCTGAATGGTTGGTGGGTAAAAAATTATAGCGAATGGGTATCAACGGGtgtttgatttaataaatcatGGTGCCGTTGTGGACATGTGGACTCGATAAGCAGCTCAGGGAGAAATCTAAGAATCAGattaagatggttttttaaaaaaaacagagaaagaagaaagacaacCACTTACTTGGCGAGCTTTTGCACCGATTTTATTCATATATGCTGAAAAAATCCTCGTGGACATGCACTCCCCAAATGAAGCCAGGTAGTCTTTTGTGCGTGGAGTCAGCTCTTTCATCATAGCAATTCCCTTCAAAAGCTGCTCTAATTCCTCCAGGTGTTCTGCAAAAGGAGTATGTACAAGAGGTTTCCCCTTGTCCATGAGATGAAGAGCTGATACAGGAAATTGCACAAGTCCTAGCATCGTTGGCTTTGTAACGAGACAAACAGTTTCATTCTATATTGTAAATTACAGAACACATCAATGCATATATATTACTAAAAAGTAGAGGAACTTGCATAAGCCTTCTCGGCTGCGAATAGATACTCACTAGCAATAACCGACTCGTCTACTCCCAATTCCTTCGCAGTCCTGATAAGATAGAACAACTTATGGCTCcgggaagaaaataaaaatgaaaagaaagggaaGGGTAGAATCCTCACTGGAGATGCAATTCCTTAATGATATTGAGCTCTTCAATACTGTCTACATTAGTAACACCACAACTAACAGCCTTTTCACCAGCCTATAATTAAGTTGACAATTATAACTCCTTTTTggccccccaaaaaaaaaaaaacagagacagaAAAGCAAAGTGAAAGCAGACATACCAGCAAAAGTTTGTTAGTTGTCTTTCCCATGGCAGAGAGAACAATGACAGGCCTCTCGTTTCCAAAGCTAAGAATAAGTTCAGCCACCTCTCTCATCCTCTCGGCCGAGGCCAGCGAAGAACCACCGAACTTCATCACACATGTTAGCTGCGTCTCGGCTTGATTATCGGTTTTGTTCATTTCAAGTACATCAACACGGGCTGCCTCACAACTCACTTTCAAAACCCTATTACTTCTAGACAATGCCAAATTTGTAGCCTCGGAATTATAATTAACCATCTGGACGCGTAAAGATTGGCAATGCATTTTATTCATCCTCTTGGAGAAAACAGGGGAGGCAGCAGCTTGAAGAGTAGCAGAAAAATGTAGTGTGTTTGCCATAATGTATTATTCCAAATATACTCTTCGATCAGATGTTTTTTCGAGTCGACAAATCAAAGAATTTTCTCTGTTAATTGAGAGATTAATATTCAGCAACTCTATCAATctatctacaaaaaaaaaaaaacaaactctttaCCAAACAAATGAGAAAATGTAGCAGAGAAACGGATTAACAATTGAAACAGTGAAAAAATCAATAACGATATGAGCAAATGAGCAAGTACCTTCGTGAGAGAGAAGCCTCGTGAAGGGAGGGAAAGGCAGCAGGAGGCctagaaatgaagaaaaaacggGTGGATTCCTTCAGAGATCCAGAGAAGCTGTGCAAACTAAAACAGGAAAGCTTCGAGGCTCTGAAGGGACGCGAGAGGCAGAAAAAAAGTGAACAAGCACGGCGGCCCCTCTCCGTccttccctctctttctctctgatTTCCTCTTTCCTTATATGCAATAATGCTCCATTCAAAAACGTGTTTTGCGGCATGTAGTTTCGCTTTCTATTAGCTTGGGAAATGTTCTTTTTCCGCTTTTAATTAGTAAGTTATTATTTAGGTACTTGGTTTTCAACGTTATTGTAACTCCATGCTTCAAGTTGGAAACTTTATAAATTAGTCCTTCTGactcattttgatttttctctaaACCTCcgtgactattttttttttttttcccgagaGAACATGATTCAATAATGCTAAGTAAAGTATAAAtaagtaattttattaataataaaaataataacttgttatttaaaaaataattgacaatATCATCACTGTGGTTTTTCAAGGATATAACTCAACTAGTTagatattagatttattttctaaaaatcactaattcaagttttataaatttctgAGCTACCGGAGagttatataattgttaacttcagggcttATGAGATTAGTTAAGGTGCATGTAAACTAATCCAGACatccatattaattaaaaaaaaaataacaattattactttcaatgatatgcataacaataaaaattctatgaaatttttaaatttttattatccaACAAGTTGCCCGTGCGGGCGGGGTAAGTGAATTTGTACAATCGTGGATCAACAAAGAAACGGGTCACTCCTTCTAATCCTTTTGGTGAAAAAACTTTGACATTTTatgtagaaaaagaaaaccatgaTAAGAAAGAATGATAAACAGTTAAGGATGTGCATGTAAgactaaatttttatatatatatatataataactaaattaagATGGAgtcactttaattatttttctaatatattttatatttttctaattgttttgtaTATGACTTAATTAGTTAGTATGAGTATGCAGCTCCTTGTTTGGGAGTGCAAtccaaaagaaagttttttaaaattaaattttttttacttaaaattaatatttttatagtttatgaatcgttttaatgtgttaatgttaaaaatgattttttaaaataaaaaaaatatattatttaatatattttcaagtaaattttttttttttaaataactatatCCACAACCATGTTGTCAACTATCTTTTTAATCAAAGATTGTGAGTTTGATTCTTGCTGGGAATAACTTTGTGTTTCATGCTGCACATGACTTTTTGtccgtgtattttttttaaaagaaaaaatagatgtacAATGGTTCAccctttttaaaaagaagaaaaatattggtCTAGACACACAGGTTTCATAAACCCCATATGTGTAGGCTTTGTGGTAACAGACCAAACCACACCTGCCACTCAAATCtgtgtcttgatttttttttatttattattattattattattcaatgtgatgtttttattaaatttgattctttaGTATTGggttgataataaattaatttttatatttttttcatttaataaaataaaaaataatgacatcGTGGAGTTACGGCAATAGagttaacttaaaaaattcaaatcaggaTTCAGTCAAAGGGACTAAGTTATCTGttatcaaacaagaaaaactaaGTTGTAACTGAGTCAAAAACCTAAGGACTAAAAGAATAGTTTACtctttcatgattttataaACCCTCCCTCCCGTTTTTTCAGTTCAATCCGACGGCCAAGATAGTAGATTGTCTAATAAATTTCTCACATTACGATAAATCAATCGGCCGTGCCAACAGAATTTTCTGAGAGCGCATTGATTTTTGCTGCGTGTACCGTCGATCTGCGTGCGTTGTCAAAGTCTCAAAGGTTGAAATCCAACGTGGACTTCAATGGCTCTCTGCCTCCCTATCACTGCACGTGAGAGATGCTCTCCTGTTGGTGGGGACCATTGGGAACTGAGTGGTCGCCTCACGCACCCAATCGCCATCATCttataaaaaacttgttttctttaatatattaagatattgtgaagaatatatttttaatatcacttaAAGAGGATATTTAAATGATGGAAAAACACACCCTGTCAGATTCACTTGTAAgtgaataatatataattatgtccttggaggTTGATATCACCGTCACAAGAAACAAGAACAATTGATGATTAAACCAAAAGGTGTGAGAATGGCGGATGCTAAATTACACAAATTCACGAGGAGAAGGGAGTGCAAGGTTTTTAAAGCAGGTCAACCCTCCATCCACGACGAGGTTATGGCCAGTTATGTACTTTGCTTCATCTGACGCC from Populus alba chromosome 14, ASM523922v2, whole genome shotgun sequence includes:
- the LOC118041782 gene encoding aspartokinase 2, chloroplastic isoform X1, coding for MANTLHFSATLQAAASPVFSKRMNKMHCQSLRVQMVNYNSEATNLALSRSNRVLKVSCEAARVDVLEMNKTDNQAETQLTCVMKFGGSSLASAERMREVAELILSFGNERPVIVLSAMGKTTNKLLLAGEKAVSCGVTNVDSIEELNIIKELHLQTAKELGVDESVIAKHLEELEQLLKGIAMMKELTPRTKDYLASFGECMSTRIFSAYMNKIGAKARQYDAFKIGFITTDDFTNADILEATYPAVAQSLHGDWIRDPAIPIVTGFLGKGWRSCAITTLGRGGSDLTATTIGKALGLREIQVWKDVDGVLTCDPNIYPHAEPVPYLTFDEAAELAYFGAQVLHPQSMRPAREGDIPVRVKNSYNSNAPGTLITRTRDMSKAVLTSIVLKRNVTMLDIVSTRMLGQFGFLAKVFSIFEDLGISVDVVATSEVSISLTLDPSKLWSRDLIQQASELDHVVEELEKIAVVNLLQHRSIISLIGNVQRSSLILEKVFNVLHIKGINVQMISQGASKVNISLIVNDDEAEQCVRSLHSAFFESGVSELDGKCVSDNGSVQLRRE
- the LOC118041782 gene encoding aspartokinase 2, chloroplastic isoform X2; protein product: MANTLHFSATLQAAASPVFSKRMNKMHCQSLRVQMVNYNSEATNLALSRSNRVLKVSCEAARVDVLEMNKTDNQAETQLTCVMKFGGSSLASAERMREVAELILSFGNERPVIVLSAMGKTTNKLLLAGEKAVSCGVTNVDSIEELNIIKELHLQTAKELGVDESVIAKHLEELEQLLKGIAMMKELTPRTKDYLASFGECMSTRIFSAYMNKIGAKARQYDAFKIGFITTDDFTNADILEATYPAVAQSLHGDWIRDPAIPIVTGFLGKGWRSCAITTLGRGGSDLTATTIGKALGLREIQVWKDVDGVLTCDPNIYPHAEPVPYLTFDEAAELAYFGAQVLHPQSMRPAREGDIPVRVKNSYNSNAPGTLITRTRDMSKAVLTSIVLKRNVTMLDIVSTRMLGQFGFLAKVFSIFEDLGISVDVVATSEVSISLTLDPSKLWSRDLIQQELDHVVEELEKIAVVNLLQHRSIISLIGNVQRSSLILEKVFNVLHIKGINVQMISQGASKVNISLIVNDDEAEQCVRSLHSAFFESGVSELDGKCVSDNGSVQLRRE